Part of the Saccharomonospora amisosensis genome is shown below.
TCGAGCGGAACGGCTACCTGCTCGCCATCTCCTCACTCGCCGCGATCGCGCACGCGCCGGGCATGGCCAACTACTCCGCCGCCAAGGCGGGCGTCGAGGCCTTCTGCAACAGCCTGCGCTCCGAGGTCGCCCACCTCGGAGTGAAGGTCGGCGTCGCACACCCCACCTGGATCAGGACCGACCTGGTGTCCAGCGCCGACGCACACCCGGTGTTCGGCAAGCTCCGCGCGAGCATGGGCGGCCCGATCGGCAAGACCTACCCGCTCGACATCGCGCTCGACTGCCTGCAGGCGGGCATCCGCCGCCGGGCACGCACCATCCACGTGCCGAGATGGGTCGGCGCGCTGAAGCTGATGCGCGCGTTCCTGCCGCCGATCATCGAACTGGGCTCACGTGCCCGTGTGCCCGCTGCCGACAGGGCCGCGCTGGAAGACATAGCCACCAGGGGTGCGCGGGAGGCGGCCGTCACCGGTCACGGCGGCAGGGCGGCGATCAAGTAGCAGGCCACCCGGCCAGCAAGGGCGGTTGACTCGCTCGGCTCGCTGACCGCGCCGAAAGCACCTGGCGACCGGGCGCGACGAAGTCGAACAGTTCCAGGTCGGGGTGTCATGATGGAGGCACCGCTCGACGAGGAGTGCGCCGTGGAGCTACGCCCGGAAATCGCGCAGTCATGGCGGCGGTCGGAGCTCAGCGGCCTCAAGCCGAGCGCTCCGACCGACCGGCTCGAGGTACGCGACATCGACCCCCGCAGCAGGTTGCTGCGTGCGGCCACCCCGGTGCTCGACGACATCGCCAGGCACCTCGGGGACACCAGCCTGTGCCTGGTGCTGGCCGACCGTGACTGCCGCATCGTGGCGAGGCGATTCGGCAGCCGCTCCGTGGAACGCGCACTGGACGACGTCAGCGCGATACCAGGCTGCCGGTACACCGAGGACACCAGCGGCACCAACTCAATCGCGACACCGTTCGAGCTGCGCCGAGGCGTCGCCGTCCACGGCAGCGAGCACTACCTCGAAGGTCTCAAGCGGTTCACCTGCTACGGCCACCCGATCGTGCACCCGGCGACGAAGCGGCTCGAAGGCGTCCTCGACATCACCGGCCTCGCCGAGGACACCAACCCGCTGCTCGCGCCATTCCTCGTGCACGCGGTCGCCGACATCGAACAGCGCCTGTTGGAGGGGTCCAACCAGGCACAGCAGCACCTGCTCGCCGCGTTCCAGGCGGCACAGCACCGCTGCCGCGCGGTGCTCGCGCTCGGCGAGGACGTCGCGCTGGCCAACAGCGCCGCCGTCGACCTCATCGATCCGGCCGATCACGTCCTGCTCAGGGACGTGAGCCGGACGAGGAGAGGGGTGCGGCGACTGCGGTTGACCTCCGGCACCGAAGTCGAGGTGCGGATGGAGGCGGTCTCCGTCAACGCGGGGATGCTGTTCGAGATCGCGCCGGTGCGACCCGCCTACTCGCGGACCACCCGCCGCCGTGAGCATCGCGGCGTGCTGCCCGCGGACGTCGAGGAACGGCTACGCAACGCGGCACACTCCCGCCGCCGAGTGCTGATCTGCGGCGAGCCGGGTTCCGGCCGCACCACCGCGCTGGCCACGCTGGCGGGGGCACACCCGCTGGTAGCGGTGTCGGGTGAGAACGTCCTCACCACAGGGCAGTCACGCTGGTACGCGGAGCTGGAGAAGCTGGCCCGCACCCACACCGGGCTGGTCGCGATCGAGGGCGCACACCTGCTCGGGCCCGTGCTGGCCGCCAAGGTCGCCCGCCTGCTCGACGAGTCGCGCGCCTGGCTGGCACTGACCACGGGCCCGCTGTCCGAGCTGAGCGGTGAGCAGGCCGCGCTCGCGGCGAGGGTGCATCGCAGGGTCGAACTGCCCGCGCTTCGGCACCGCCGGGCCGATATCCCGATGCTGGCCAGGACGGTGCTCGCTGCGCAGGTCCCACAAGACCCGCCTCGGCTAACCGCTGGCGCCCTCGAATTGCTGGCGGCCCAACCGTGGCCGGGAAACCTGCGGGAGTTGGCGACGGTGCTCGCCGAGACCGCCCGCCGCCGCACCCGCGGTGACATCACCGCACGTGACCTCGCCCCGAGCTGCCCCGTCAGCGCTGCCGCCCCAGCGCTCAGCGGCTGGGAACAGGCCGAGCACGACGCCATCACCGCCGCGCTGGCGGCCGCACGAGGCAACAAGGTGCACGCCGCCAAGCACCTCGGTATCAGCCGCTCGACGCTTTACAACCGGATGCGGGCGCTGCGGATCACCAGCTAGCCAAGCCGAGGTGTGCAGGATTTGCACACCCACGGCAAGCCGAGCGGGCGCAGACTTGTGAGCAAGGCAACGTAGCAATGACGCACGCGAGGAGGCCTCATGAAGACCAAGGCTGCGGTCCTGTTCGACGCGGGCAAACCGTTCGAGATCATGGAGTTGGACCTGGACGGACCCAAGGCGGGCGAGGTGCTGATCAAGTACGCGGCCGCAGGTCTTTGCCACTCCGATCTGCACCTCATCGACGGTGACCTCGTACCGCGCTACCCGATAGTCGGCGGCCACGAAGGCGCCGGGATCATCGAGGAGGTCGGTGAGGGCGTCACCAAGGTGAAGCCGGGCGACCACGTGGTGTGCAGCTTCATTCCCAACTGCGGCCACTGCCGCTACTGCGCCACCGGCCGTTCGAGTCTGTGCGACATGGGCGCCACGATCCTCGATGGGCACATGCCCGACGGCACCTTCCGCTTCCACTCCGGCGACACCGACTTCGGCGGCATGTGCATGCTCGGCACCTTCTCCGAGCGCGCGACCATCTCGGAGCACTCGGTGGTCAAGGTGGACGACTGGCTGCCGCTGGAGACGGCTGTGCTGGTGGGCTGTGGTGTGCCGACCGGGTGGG
Proteins encoded:
- a CDS encoding SDR family oxidoreductase is translated as MAFLAGKSVKNKVVLITGAARGIGAGLAERLAEDGAKVALVGLEAAEQEKVAARIGEAARCWEADVTDWTALEQATKGVVEHFGGIDIVIANAGIATTGFVRSIDPVAFEKVIEVDLLGVWRTFRVTLPHVIERNGYLLAISSLAAIAHAPGMANYSAAKAGVEAFCNSLRSEVAHLGVKVGVAHPTWIRTDLVSSADAHPVFGKLRASMGGPIGKTYPLDIALDCLQAGIRRRARTIHVPRWVGALKLMRAFLPPIIELGSRARVPAADRAALEDIATRGAREAAVTGHGGRAAIK
- a CDS encoding sigma-54-dependent Fis family transcriptional regulator, with translation MMEAPLDEECAVELRPEIAQSWRRSELSGLKPSAPTDRLEVRDIDPRSRLLRAATPVLDDIARHLGDTSLCLVLADRDCRIVARRFGSRSVERALDDVSAIPGCRYTEDTSGTNSIATPFELRRGVAVHGSEHYLEGLKRFTCYGHPIVHPATKRLEGVLDITGLAEDTNPLLAPFLVHAVADIEQRLLEGSNQAQQHLLAAFQAAQHRCRAVLALGEDVALANSAAVDLIDPADHVLLRDVSRTRRGVRRLRLTSGTEVEVRMEAVSVNAGMLFEIAPVRPAYSRTTRRREHRGVLPADVEERLRNAAHSRRRVLICGEPGSGRTTALATLAGAHPLVAVSGENVLTTGQSRWYAELEKLARTHTGLVAIEGAHLLGPVLAAKVARLLDESRAWLALTTGPLSELSGEQAALAARVHRRVELPALRHRRADIPMLARTVLAAQVPQDPPRLTAGALELLAAQPWPGNLRELATVLAETARRRTRGDITARDLAPSCPVSAAAPALSGWEQAEHDAITAALAAARGNKVHAAKHLGISRSTLYNRMRALRITS